A genomic segment from Geitlerinema sp. PCC 7407 encodes:
- the chlP gene encoding geranylgeranyl reductase, whose translation MALRVAVVGSGPAGSSAAETLAKAGIETYLFERKLDNAKPCGGAIPLCMVSEFDLPPEIIDRRVRRMKMISPSNVEVDINLDNQDEYIGMCRREVLDGFLRDRAAKLGAKLINGTVHKLDLPTNSTDPYTLHYADHSDGSIEGTAKTLQVDLVIGADGANSRVAKAMDAGDYNYAIAFQERIRLPEDKMAYYQDLAEMYVGNDVSPDFYAWVFPKYDHVAVGTGTMKVNKAMIKSLQAGIRARAAKRLEGGKIIKVEAHPIPEHPRPRRVVGRAALVGDAAGYVTKSSGEGIYFAAKSGRMCAETIVEVSNNGARIPTEADLKLYLQRWDKKYGLTYKVLDLLQNVFYRSDATREAFVEMCADRDVQRLTFDSYLYKTVVPANPLVQLKITAKTIGSLLRGNALAP comes from the coding sequence TTGGCACTACGGGTTGCAGTTGTTGGTTCCGGTCCGGCAGGCTCCTCCGCTGCCGAGACGCTCGCGAAAGCTGGTATTGAAACCTATCTTTTTGAGCGCAAGTTAGACAACGCGAAACCCTGCGGTGGTGCAATTCCCCTCTGCATGGTGAGCGAATTCGATTTGCCCCCCGAAATTATCGATCGGCGGGTGAGACGCATGAAAATGATCTCCCCCTCTAATGTCGAAGTTGATATTAACCTGGACAATCAAGACGAATATATTGGCATGTGCCGCCGGGAAGTCCTCGATGGCTTCCTGCGCGATCGGGCTGCCAAACTGGGTGCAAAACTCATTAATGGAACCGTTCATAAACTGGATCTGCCCACCAATAGCACAGATCCCTATACCCTTCACTACGCCGATCACTCTGACGGCAGCATTGAAGGTACGGCTAAAACCCTCCAAGTCGATCTCGTCATCGGCGCTGACGGAGCAAACTCTCGCGTTGCCAAGGCCATGGACGCCGGGGACTACAACTACGCGATCGCCTTCCAAGAGCGCATCCGTCTCCCCGAAGACAAAATGGCTTACTACCAAGACTTGGCGGAGATGTACGTCGGTAACGACGTCTCGCCCGACTTCTACGCTTGGGTCTTCCCCAAGTATGACCACGTCGCTGTCGGCACCGGCACGATGAAGGTCAACAAGGCCATGATCAAGAGCCTGCAAGCAGGGATTCGCGCCCGGGCTGCCAAGCGCCTCGAAGGCGGCAAGATCATCAAGGTCGAAGCTCACCCCATTCCTGAGCATCCCCGTCCTCGCCGGGTGGTGGGTCGCGCAGCCCTCGTCGGCGACGCTGCGGGCTACGTCACCAAGTCCTCGGGTGAAGGGATCTACTTCGCGGCCAAGTCCGGTCGCATGTGCGCAGAAACCATTGTGGAAGTTTCCAACAATGGCGCGCGCATTCCCACCGAGGCAGACCTGAAGCTCTACCTCCAGCGCTGGGATAAGAAGTACGGCCTCACCTACAAGGTGCTGGATCTGCTGCAAAACGTCTTCTATCGCTCTGACGCGACCCGCGAAGCGTTTGTGGAGATGTGCGCCGATCGCGATGTGCAGCGCCTCACCTTCGACAGCTACCTCTACAAGACCGTGGTCCCCGCCAATCCTCTGGTGCAGCTCAAGATCACGGCCAAGACGATCGGTAGCCTCCTGCGCGGCAATGCTCTCGCACCCTAG